A region from the Triplophysa rosa linkage group LG4, Trosa_1v2, whole genome shotgun sequence genome encodes:
- the si:ch211-196h16.5 gene encoding uncharacterized protein si:ch211-196h16.5 produces the protein MNVVVHLIQMSNSKSAKTSCVSMKSDQSMEPPLKFNTSADLYSRPQSPQRSDPPEPSIVSMKSDQSMEPPLKFNTPAETIVQKPQQTSGPPEPSSVSMKSDQSMEPPLKFNTPADLHVCPKPQQTSDAPEPSSVSMDPHKIVLDYSSLVSECPEVLNTFRSNLQRKFECLCEGISKQGNPTLLNKIYTELYITERESGEISNEHEMRQIETQSRRTETEDTPIKCKDIFKPLPAQDKPIRRVLTKGVAGIGKTVSVQKFILDWAEGKENQDVHLIFPLPFRELNLMKDQKLSLLELLRVFFPETKEMEISSGDYKVLFIFDGLDECRVSLDFRSRVRLCDVSESVSVDVMLTNLMAGHLLPSALIWITSRPAAADLIPSECVDRVTEVRGFTDKQKEKYFRKRISDESLNNRIISHLKSSRSLYNMCHIPVFCWISATVLERMLSKTKRKAKSEGEIPKTLTEMYTHFLIIQTNIKHQKDYEKNDEDMMLKLGKLAFEQLVKGNLIFYDEDLRECGIDVAEASVYSGLCTQIFREEFGLYQGKVYCFLHLTVQEHLAALHVLFSFLLYNEDVLIQSLPSKHSDEFSCDTISDVHQRAVDKALQSKNGHLDLFLRFLLGLSLESNQKLLQDLLTRTVNDSWSKEKTVEYIKIRIRMNPLPEKSINLFHCLNELGDQSLVNEVQEFVKSGNLSSSRFSSSQWSAVVFVLLTSEQLDVFELNKYISPLRKKDDMTPDEVLLKLRPVVDASKSARLHFCKLSEKCCAGLASVLTSKSSFLRDSNLSGNSFGDSGVKLLSDALKNPNCKLEKLRLSSCNIKDEGCVALTSVLRSNSSHLRELDLSRNKNLGDSGVKLLSAGLENPNCKLKKLVLWKCNITDEGCAALASALKSNSHLRKLNLTNNNLGDSGVKLLSDVLENPNCKLEKLVLRGCGVTEGCVALASALISNSHLRDMNLSRNKLGDSGVKLLSAGLENPNCKLEKLKLTSCGVRDEGCVALASALRSNSHLRKLNLSENNLGDSGVKLLSAGLENPNCKLEKLRLSDCAITGEGCVALTAALGSNPSHLRVLDLSMNILGHSVKEQLSDLKKEPHYKLGIVVLWDDYDPAFWADDDYCDWSDDDGFDWSDDDCVDWTNEDYCDLTADNLLMVWGVLQKAGLTTRGNKALMAKDTQKWTKKVQQGDSEESPTVKLTTRPTGEPSIRQRQQWYERDGGRGDLSSGRLTIITSVWMDWEEHQARTGAWTDDLWSEVRLLGWSCSLSLGSVQRSTWSRSEIQTPVCQQNAAMSDTVDHHHNLNDEHESSCFGLIQMDRSDPPEPSCVSMKSHQSLDPPSNFRKHSDLGFRPEPSCVSMKSHQSLDPPSNFKKQTDHGFRSDPPEPSGVSMKSHQSLDPPSNFNKQTDLGFRSDPPEPSAVSMKSHQSLDPPSNFAGNNNLPVLRPDQQSRLKPAEPDCHSCDSQSPEVLNTFRSNLQRKFECLCEGISKQGNPTLLNKIYTELYITERESGEISNEHEMRQIETQSRRTETEDTPIKCKDIFKPLPAQDKPIRRVLTKGVAGIGKTVSVQKFILDWAEGKENQDVHLIFPLPFRELNLMKDQKLSLLELLRVFFPETKEMEISSGDYKVLFIFDGLDECRVSLDFRSRVRLCDVSESVSVDVMLTNLMAGHLLPSALIWITSRPAAADLIPSECVDRVTEVRGFTDKQKEKYFRKRISDESLNNRIISHLKSSRSLYNMCHIPVFCWISATVLERMLSKTKRKAKSEGEIPKTLTEMYTHFLIIQTNIKHQKDYEKNDEDMMLKLGKLAFEQLVKGNLIFYDEDLRECGIDVAEASVYSGLCTQIFREEFGLYQGKVYCFLHLTVQEHLAALHVLFSFLLYNEDVLIQSLPSKHSDEFSCDTISDVHQRAVDKALQSKNGHLDLFLRFLLGLSLESNQKLLQDLLTRTVNDSWSNEKTVEYIKNRIRMNPSPEKSINLFHCLNELGDQSLVNEVQEFVKSGNLSSSRFSSSQWSAVVFVLLTSEQLDVFELSKYVCPFKNKDDMTSDKVLLKLRPVVDASKSAQLSDCKLTEKCCACLTEVLTSNSSCLRDLNLSGNYLGDLGVKLLSGGLKNPNCKLETLVLWDCGVTEEGCVALSSALKSNPSHLRKLNLSGNNLGGSGVKLLSARLKNPSCKLETLELSRCGVTDDGCDGLAAALRSNSHLRDLNLSDNNLGSTGVKLISAGLENPNCKLETLQLSDCGVADKGCVALASALISNSHLRELNLSRNKLGGSGVKMLSAGLKNPNCKLEKLVLWDCGVTDKGCAALASGLRSNSHLRKLNLKKNTNLGDSGVKLLSAGLENPNCKLEKLELSRCGVTHKGCVALASALKSNPSHLRELNLSENNIGGSGVELLSATLKNPKCKLEILRLRCCGITDEGCHALASALKLNPSYLKDLNLSENNLGDSGVKKLSAVLKNCKLETLRLWDCGVTDEGCVASALRSNSHLKKLHQTVNRTRTFGNEAAL, from the exons ATGAATGTTGTTGTTCACTTGATCCAGATGAGCAATTCAAAGTCAGCTAAAACCAGCTGTGTGTCCATGAAAAGTGACCAGTCTATGGAGCCTCCACTTAAGTTTAACACATCTGCTGATCTTTATAGCCG CCCGCAATCTCCGCAAAGATCAGACCCACCAGAACCCAGCATTGTGTCTATGAAAAGTGACCAGTCTATGGAGCCTCCACTTAAgtttaacacacctgctgagACTATAGT CCAAAAACCTCAGCAGACATCAGGCCCACCAGAACCAAGCAGTGTGTCCATGAAGAGTGACCAGTCTATGGAGCCTCCACTTAAGTTTAACACGCCCGCTGATCTTCATGTCTG CCCAAAACCTCAGCAGACATCAGACGCACCAGAACCCAGCAGTGTCTCCATGGATCCTCATAAAATAGTCCTTGATTATAG CAGCCTTGTCTCAGAATGTCCTGAAGTCCTCAACACATTCAGATCAAATCTACAGAGGAAGTTTGAGTGTTTGTGTGAGGGAATATCAAAGCAGGGAAACCCAACACTGCTGAATAAGATCTACACAGAGCTCTAcatcacagagagagaaagtggaGAGATCAGTAATGAACATGAGATGAGACAGATTGAGACCCAATCCAGAAGAACAGAAACAGAGGACACACCGATCAAATGCAAAGACATCTTTAAACCTTTACCTGCACAAGACAAACCCATCAGACGTGTGCTGACAAAGGGAGTCGCTGGCATTGGAAAAACAGTCTCTGTGCAGAAGTTCATTCTGGACTGGGCTGAAGGGAAAGAGAATCAGGACGTCCACCTCATATTTCCACTTCCTTTCAGAGAGCTGAATCTCATGAAAGACCAAAAACTGAGTCTTCTGGAGCTTCTTCGTGTTTTCTTCCCAGAGACAAAAGAAATGGAAATCTCCAGCGGTGACTATAAAGTGTTGTTCATCTTTGATGGTTTGGATGAGTGTCGCGTGTCTCTGGATTTTCGCAGCCGTGTGAGGTTGTGTGATGTCAGTGAATCGGTGTCAGTGGACGTGATGCTGACAAACCTCATGGCGGGGCATCTGCTTCCCTCCGCTCTCATCTGGATCACCTCCAGACCAGCAGCAGCCGATCTCATCCCGTCTGAGTGTGTCGATCGAGTCACTGAGGTACGAGGCTTCACTGACAAACAGAAGGAGAAATACTTCAGAAAGAGAATCAGTGATGAGAGTCTGAACAACAGAATCATCTCACACCTGAAGTCATCCAGGAGCCTCTACAACATGTGTCACATCCCAGTGTTCTGCTGGATTTCTGCCACTGTTCTAGAGAGAATGTTGAgcaagacaaaaagaaaagccAAGAGTGAAGGAGAGATCCCCAAGACTCTCACTGAAATGTACACGCACTTCCTGATCATTCAGACAAACATCAAACATCAGAAGGACTATGAGAAGAATGATGAAGACATGATGTTGAAACTGGGCAAACTGGCTTTCGAGCAGCTTGTGAAAGGCAATCTAATCTTCTATGATGAAGACCTGAGAGAGTGTGGCATTGATGTAGCAGAAGCATCCGTGTACTCAGGATTGTGCACTCAGATCTTCAGAGAGGAGTTTGGCTTGTATCAGGGGAAAGTTTACTGCTTTCTTCATCTCACCGTTCAGGAGCATCTAGCAGCTCTACATGTGCTCTTCTCATTCCTGCTTTATAATGAGGATGTGCTTATTCAAAGTTTACCTTCTAAACATTCAGATGAGTTCAGCTGTGACACGATATCAGATGTGCATCAGAGAGCTGTGGATAAAGCTCTACAGAGTAAGAATGGGCATCTGGATCTTTTCCTCAGATTTCTTCTGGGTCTCTCACTGGAGTCCAACCAGAAACTTCTGCAGGATCTTCTGACACGCACAGTGAACGACTCCTGGAGCAAAGAGAAAACGGTTGAGTACATTAAAATCCGAATAAGAATGAATCCATTACCAGAGAAATCCATCAATCTGTTTCACTGTTTAAATGAACTGGGTGATCAGTCTCTTGTGAATGAAGTGCAGGAGTTTGTCAAATCTGGAAATCTATCAAGCAGCAGATTCTCCTCGTCTCAGTGGTCAGCAGTGGTCTTTGTTTTACTGACCTCAGAGCAGTTAGATGTGTTTGAGTTGAATAAATACATAAGCCCATTGAGAAAAAAAGACGACATGACACCAGATGAAGTTCTTCTGAAGCTGCGGCCTGTGGTTGACGCATCAAAATCTGCTCG GCTTCATTTCTGTAAATTGTCAGAGAAATGCTGTGCTGGTCTGGCTTCAGTTCTCACTTCGAAATCTTCATTTCTAAGAGATTCCAATCTCTCTGGGAATTCATTtggagattcaggagtgaagctgctcTCTGATGCACTGAAGAATCCAAACTGTAAACTGGAGAAACTGCG GTTGAGTTCTTGTAATATCAAAGATGAAGGTTGTGTTGCTCTGACTTCAGTTCTAAGATCAAACTCCTCTCATCTGAGAGAACTGGATCTTTCTAGGAATAAAAATCTaggagattcaggagtgaagctgctcTCTGCTGGACTGGAGAATCCAAACTGTAAACTGAAGAAACTGGT GTTATGGAAGTGTAATATCACAGATGAAGGTTGTGCAGCTCTGGCTTCAGCTCTGAAATCAAATTCACACCTGAGAAAACTGAATCTGACTAATAATAATCTtggagattcaggagtgaagctgctcTCTGATGTACTGGAGAATCCAAACTGTAAACTGGAGAAACTGGT GTTAAGGGGTTGTGGGGTCACAGAAGGTTGTGTTGCTCTGGCTTCAGCTCTGATATCAAACTCACATCTGAGAGATATGAATCTGTCTAGGAACAAACTaggagattcaggagtgaagctgctcTCCGCCGGACTGGAGAATCCAAACTGTAAACTGGAGAAACTAAA GTTAACTAGTTGTGGTGTCAGAGATGAAGGTTGTGTTGCTCTGgcttcagctctgagatcaaacTCACATCTGAGAAAACTGAATCTGTCTGAGAATAATCTaggagattcaggagtgaagctgctcTCTGCTGGATTGGAGAATCCAAACTGTAAACTGGAGAAACTGAG GTTGAGTGATTGTGCTATAACAGGTGAAGGTTGTGTTGCTCTGACTGCAGCTCTCGGATCAAATCCCTCACACCTGAGGGTACTGGATCTGTCTATGAATATTCTAGGACATTCAGTAAAGGAGCAGCTCTCTGATTTAAAGAAGGAGCCACATTATAAACTGGGGATAGTGGT tctCTGGGATGATTATGATCCTGCTTTCTGGGCGGATGATGATTATTGCGATTGGTCTGATGATGATGGGTTTGATTGGTCTGATGACGATTGTGTTGATTGGACTAACGAGGATTATTGTGATTTGACGGCTGACAATCTGCTCATGGTCTGGGGTGTATTACAGAAAGCTGGGTTAACTACC CGGGGTAACAAGGCCTTAATGGCAAAAGACACACAAAAGTGGACTAAGAAAGTTCAACAGGGAGACAGTGAAGAGAGTCCGACCGTCAAGCTGACTACAAGGCCAACTGGAGAACCCAGTATACGGCAGCGTCAGCAGTGGTATGAGCGGGACGGCGGCAGAGGTGAC TTGTCATCAGGTAGACTGACCATCATCACGAGCGTTTGGATGGACTGGGAAGAGCATCAGGCCAGAACCGGAGCTTGGACTGATGACCTCTG gagtgaagttcgcCTGCTGGGCTGGTCGTGTTCTctaagcctgggctctgtgcagagaagcACGTGGAGTAGAAGCG AAATCCAGACacctgtctgtcaacagaatgCCGCGATGTCTGATACTGTGGATCATCATCACAACCTTAATGATGAACACGAGTCATCTTGCTTTGG TTTAATCCAGATGGACAGATCAGACCCACCAGAACCCAGCTGTGTGTCTATGAAGAGTCATCAGTCTCTAGATCCACCATCTAACTTCAGAAAACACTCTGATCTTGGGTTTAG ACCAGAACCCAGCTGTGTGTCTATGAAGAGTCATCAGTCTTTGGATCCTCCATCTAACTTTAAGAAGCAAACTGATCATGGATTTAG ATCCGATCCACCAGAACCCAGCGGTGTGTCTATGAAGAGTCATCAGTCTTTGGATCCTCCATCTAACTTCAATAAACAAACTGATCTTGGGTTTAG ATCAGATCCACCAGAACCCAGCGCTGTGTCTATGAAGAGTCATCAGTCTTTGGATCCTCCATCTAACTTCGCTGGAAACAACAATTTGCCAGTTTTAAG ACCAGACCAGCAGAGCAGATTAAAACCAGCAGAACCTGACTGTCACAG CTGTGACTCTCAGTCTCCTGAAGTCCTCAACACATTCAGATCAAATCTACAGAGGAAGTTTGAGTGTTTGTGTGAGGGAATATCAAAGCAGGGAAACCCAACACTGCTGAATAAGATCTACACAGAGCTCTAcatcacagagagagaaagtggaGAGATCAGTAATGAACATGAGATGAGACAGATTGAGACCCAATCCAGAAGAACAGAAACAGAGGACACACCGATCAAATGCAAAGACATCTTTAAACCTTTACCTGCACAAGACAAACCCATCAGACGTGTGCTGACAAAGGGAGTCGCTGGCATTGGAAAAACAGTCTCTGTGCAGAAGTTCATTCTGGACTGGGCTGAAGGGAAAGAGAATCAGGACGTCCACCTCATATTTCCACTTCCTTTCAGAGAGCTGAATCTCATGAAAGACCAAAAACTGAGTCTTCTGGAGCTTCTTCGTGTTTTCTTCCCAGAGACAAAAGAAATGGAAATCTCCAGCGGTGACTATAAAGTGTTGTTCATCTTTGATGGTTTGGATGAGTGTCGCGTGTCTCTGGATTTTCGCAGCCGTGTGAGGTTGTGTGATGTCAGTGAATCGGTGTCAGTGGACGTGATGCTGACAAACCTCATGGCGGGGCATCTGCTTCCCTCCGCTCTCATCTGGATCACCTCCAGACCAGCAGCAGCCGATCTCATCCCGTCTGAGTGTGTCGATCGAGTCACTGAGGTACGAGGCTTCACTGACAAACAGAAGGAGAAATACTTCAGAAAGAGAATCAGTGATGAGAGTCTGAACAACAGAATCATCTCACACCTGAAGTCATCCAGGAGCCTCTACAACATGTGTCACATCCCAGTGTTCTGCTGGATTTCTGCCACTGTTCTAGAGAGAATGTTGAgcaagacaaaaagaaaagccAAGAGTGAAGGAGAGATCCCCAAGACTCTCACTGAAATGTACACGCACTTCCTGATCATTCAGACAAACATCAAACATCAGAAGGACTACGAGAAGAATGATGAAGACATGATGTTGAAACTGGGCAAACTGGCTTTCGAGCAGCTTGTGAAAGGCAATCTAATCTTCTATGATGAAGACCTGAGAGAGTGTGGCATTGATGTAGCAGAAGCATCCGTGTACTCAGGATTGTGCACTCAGATCTTCAGAGAGGAGTTTGGCTTGTATCAGGGGAAAGTTTACTGCTTTCTTCATCTCACCGTTCAGGAGCATCTAGCAGCTCTACATGTGCTCTTCTCATTCCTGCTTTATAATGAGGATGTGCTTATTCAAAGTTTACCTTCTAAACATTCAGATGAGTTCAGCTGTGACACGATATCAGATGTGCATCAGAGAGCTGTGGATAAAGCTCTACAGAGTAAGAATGGGCATCTGGATCTTTTCCTCAGATTTCTTCTGGGTCTCTCACTGGAGTCCAACCAGAAACTTCTGCAGGATCTTCTGACACGCACAGTGAACGACTCCTGGAGCAACGAGAAAACGGTTGAgtacattaaaaacagaataaGAATGAATCCATCACCAGAGAAATCCATCAATCTGTTTCACTGTTTAAATGAACTGGGTGATCAGTCTCTTGTGAATGAAGTGCAGGAGTTTGTCAAATCTGGAAATCTATCAAGCAGCAGATTCTCCTCGTCTCAGTGGTCAGCAGTGGTGTTTGTTTTACTGACCTCAGAGCAGTTAGATGTGTTTGAGTTGAGTAAATATGTATGCCCGTTCAAAAATAAAGACGACATGACATCAGATAAAGTTCTTCTGAAGCTGCGGCCTGTGGTTGACGCATCAAAATCAGCTCA GCTTTCTGATTGTAAACTGACAGAGAAATGCTGTGCTTGTCTGACTGAAGTTCTCACTTCAAATTCTTCATGTCTGAGAGACCTGAATCTGTCTGGGAATTATTTAGGAGATCTAGGAGTGAAGCTGCTCTCTGGTGGACTGAAGAATCCAAACTGTAAACTGGAGACACTTGT GTTGTGGGATTGTGGTGTGACAGAGGAAGGTTGTGTTGCTCTGTCTTCAGCTCTGAAatcaaacccctcacacctgAGAAAGCTTAATCTGTCTGGGAATAATCTAGGAggttcaggagtgaagctgctcTCAGCTAGGCTGAAGAATCCAAGCTGTAAACTGGAGACACTGGA GTTGAGTCGTTGTGGTGTGACCGATGACGGTTGTGATGGTCTAGCAGCAGCTCTAAGATCAAACTCACACCTGAGAGATCTGAATCTGTCTGATAATAATCTAGGAAGTacaggagtgaagctgatctctgCTGGGCTGGAGAATCCAAACTGTAAACTGGAGACACTGCA ATTGAGTGATTGTGGTGTCGCAGATAAAGGTTGTGTTGCTCTGGCTTCAGCTCTGATATCAAACTCACACCTGAGAGAACTGAATCTGTCTAGGAACAAACTAGGAGGTTCAGGAGTGAAGATGCTTTCAGCTGGACTGAAGAATCCAAACTGTAAACTGGAGAAACTCGT GTTGTGGGATTGTGGTGTCACAGATAAAGGTTGTGCGGCTCTGGCTTCAGGTCTCAGATCAAACTCGCACCTGAGAAAACTGAATCTGAAGAAAAATACAAATCTaggagattcaggagtgaagctgctcTCTGCTGGGCTGGAGAATCCAAACTGTAAACTGGAGAAACTGGA GTTGAGTCGTTGTGGCGTCACACATAAAGGCTGCGTCGCTCTGGCTTCAGCTCTGAAATCAAACCCCTCACATCTGAGAGAACTGAATCTGTCTGAGAATAATATCGGTGGTTCAGGAGTGGAGCTGCTGTCTGCTACACTAAAGAATCCAAAGTGTAAACTGGAGATACTGCG GTTGAGGTGTTGTGGTATCACAGATGAAGGTTGTCATGCTTTGGCTTCGGCTCTGAAATTAAACCCCTCATACCTGAAAGATTTGAATCTGTCGGAGAATAATCTaggagattcaggagtgaagaaGCTCTCTGCTGTACTGAAGAATTGTAAACTGGAGACACTAAG GTTGTGGGATTGTGGTGTCACAGATGAAGGTTGTGTTGCTTCTGCTCTCAGATCAAACTCGCACCTGAAAAAACTGCATCAGACTGTTAATAGAACAAGGACGTTCGGGAATGAAGCTGCTCTCTGA